A single Chryseobacterium sp. DNA region contains:
- a CDS encoding DUF4241 domain-containing protein has protein sequence MTHIENIQKLFSKDFVESPLLESFEVGKIYLSSGKLVACDPLITNDMLPFSTEFPKGDFQVMLHKERESNCVAYAEIIFSKSEIKDWKLATTAGQNIKDLAEEEVFGYPVESGMGCLMDVDTQNNLNALEQKLYHSKGVDFMGIYEEFFHEHFFDENGAIDQYAFLKPADEHPGTIFAFETGYGEGFYASYIGYDGDQQPVKIITEFIEIS, from the coding sequence ATGACACATATAGAAAACATACAGAAGCTATTTTCAAAGGACTTTGTAGAAAGCCCGTTGTTAGAAAGTTTTGAAGTTGGGAAAATTTATCTTTCCAGTGGGAAACTGGTGGCCTGTGATCCTTTGATCACTAATGATATGCTTCCTTTTTCTACGGAATTCCCCAAAGGAGATTTCCAGGTAATGCTACATAAAGAAAGAGAAAGTAACTGTGTAGCGTATGCCGAAATTATTTTCAGTAAGTCTGAAATCAAAGATTGGAAACTAGCCACTACAGCCGGCCAAAATATTAAGGATCTTGCCGAAGAGGAAGTTTTCGGATATCCTGTAGAAAGCGGAATGGGCTGCCTGATGGATGTGGATACCCAAAATAACCTTAATGCACTGGAGCAAAAGTTATATCATAGCAAAGGAGTAGATTTTATGGGAATTTATGAAGAGTTTTTCCATGAACATTTCTTTGATGAAAACGGAGCGATAGACCAATATGCCTTTTTAAAGCCGGCAGATGAACATCCCGGAACTATATTTGCTTTTGAAACAGGATATGGAGAAGGCTTTTATGCCAGTTATATAGGCTATGATGGAGATCAGCAACCGGTAAAGATAATTACTGAATTTATTGAAATAAGTTAA
- a CDS encoding beta-carotene 15,15'-monooxygenase codes for MPEFDLDSFKKTWQEQPVQPKYDNSEILQMLNRKSRNYIKYIFWISVVEFLFFSVLGLFYFFQEEESESFRKMLERLGAQESPEVENNFSHVYLAIKILSLLITAYFVLKFYQNYRKIKIEENLKGLITKIIKFKKTVNAFILISIVLLVIFTFVLTAFIFYTLNSQNIQPTNSNLTIIIVGLVVSTLLAVSMIWFYYRLVYGSIIKKLDKNLKQLRSIDSQEN; via the coding sequence ATGCCTGAATTTGATTTAGATAGTTTTAAGAAAACATGGCAGGAGCAGCCTGTTCAGCCAAAATATGATAACAGCGAGATTCTTCAGATGCTGAATAGAAAATCACGCAATTATATAAAATATATTTTCTGGATTAGCGTTGTAGAATTCCTGTTCTTTTCTGTTCTGGGATTGTTCTATTTCTTTCAGGAAGAAGAATCAGAAAGCTTCCGCAAAATGCTGGAAAGATTGGGAGCCCAGGAATCTCCTGAGGTAGAAAATAATTTCAGTCATGTTTATTTAGCTATAAAAATTTTAAGCTTACTGATCACAGCTTATTTTGTATTGAAGTTCTATCAGAATTACCGCAAAATAAAGATTGAAGAAAACCTTAAAGGGCTTATTACAAAGATTATTAAATTCAAAAAGACAGTCAATGCATTTATTCTTATCAGTATTGTACTGCTGGTTATCTTTACATTTGTTTTAACGGCTTTTATATTTTATACTTTAAATTCTCAAAACATACAGCCTACCAATTCCAACCTGACCATCATTATTGTTGGACTTGTAGTCAGCACATTACTTGCTGTATCCATGATCTGGTTTTATTACCGGTTAGTCTATGGAAGTATTATTAAAAAACTAGACAAAAACTTAAAACAGCTAAGAAGTATAGATTCCCAGGAAAATTAA
- a CDS encoding DUF1573 domain-containing protein yields MKKLIAGIALFGTFALASAQTITFDKTTFDYGTIKPNADGTRFFTVTNTGDKPLIISNVKPSCGCTTPEFSQDPIMPGKSAKIKVGYNTALNGGFNKMIEVFSNDPANSRSVIYIKGNVDANAPEPKVLTPAEQKEAAKAEKKAAKLAKKAAAK; encoded by the coding sequence ATGAAGAAATTAATCGCAGGAATTGCATTATTCGGAACATTTGCTCTAGCATCTGCACAAACGATCACGTTTGATAAAACTACTTTTGACTATGGCACTATCAAGCCTAATGCTGACGGTACGAGATTCTTTACAGTAACGAACACAGGTGACAAACCTTTGATCATTTCAAATGTAAAACCTTCTTGTGGATGTACCACTCCGGAATTTAGCCAAGATCCGATCATGCCTGGAAAATCTGCTAAGATCAAAGTTGGATACAACACAGCTCTTAACGGAGGGTTCAACAAAATGATCGAAGTTTTCTCTAATGACCCTGCCAACAGTAGAAGTGTAATCTACATCAAAGGTAATGTAGACGCTAATGCTCCTGAGCCAAAAGTATTGACTCCTGCTGAGCAGAAAGAAGCTGCAAAAGCTGAGAAAAAAGCTGCTAAACTAGCTAAAAAAGCTGCTGCAAAGTAA
- a CDS encoding polyphosphate kinase 2 family protein, protein MDTNFSDDFQVNGKFSIKKTATTYKGKLTKEEGEQMLINEKEKLRELQEKLYADGSQSLLVVLQAMDAAGKDSMIEHVFGGVNPQGCNVNSFKTPSSKEYSHDFLWRHYLALPQKGMIGIFNRSHYESVLVCKVHPEYNLSEKTWSSVKDFDSKFWENRYESIRNFEKHLAQNGTTVIKIFLNVSKDEQKKRLLDRISEQEKNWKFSAGDLPERALFDQYMEAYETAINETSKDYAPWYVLPADSKWFARVAAVQIIIDTLEKMNLKYPTLSEKEKQELIDAKSSLENE, encoded by the coding sequence ATGGACACCAATTTCTCAGATGACTTTCAGGTTAACGGAAAATTTTCAATAAAAAAAACAGCAACAACCTATAAAGGAAAGCTTACAAAGGAAGAAGGAGAGCAAATGCTCATCAATGAAAAAGAAAAGCTTCGCGAACTGCAGGAAAAGCTCTACGCAGACGGAAGCCAATCTCTTCTGGTGGTACTACAGGCCATGGATGCTGCTGGAAAAGACAGTATGATAGAGCATGTCTTCGGAGGAGTCAACCCACAGGGATGTAACGTGAACAGTTTTAAAACACCAAGTTCCAAAGAGTATTCCCATGATTTTTTATGGAGACATTATTTAGCTTTACCTCAGAAAGGAATGATCGGGATCTTCAACCGTTCCCATTATGAAAGTGTTTTAGTCTGTAAAGTTCATCCAGAATACAATCTCAGTGAAAAAACCTGGTCTTCGGTAAAAGACTTTGACAGCAAGTTCTGGGAAAACCGGTATGAAAGCATCCGAAATTTTGAAAAACACCTTGCACAAAACGGGACCACTGTTATCAAGATCTTTCTGAACGTATCTAAAGACGAACAAAAGAAAAGGCTATTGGACAGAATCAGCGAGCAGGAAAAAAACTGGAAATTCTCTGCCGGAGACCTTCCGGAAAGAGCTTTATTTGATCAGTATATGGAAGCTTATGAGACGGCCATCAACGAAACGTCAAAAGATTATGCTCCCTGGTATGTGCTTCCTGCTGACAGTAAGTGGTTTGCAAGGGTTGCAGCGGTACAGATTATTATCGATACTCTTGAAAAAATGAATCTTAAATATCCTACTCTTTCGGAAAAAGAAAAACAGGAGCTTATTGATGCCAAGAGCAGTCTTGAAAATGAATAA
- a CDS encoding valine--tRNA ligase, with amino-acid sequence MQISEKYNPQETEQKWYNYWLENKYFHSEPNDKPPYTVVIPPPNVTGILHMGHMLNNTIQDVLVRRARMRGFNACWIPGTDHASIATEAKVVAKLKSEGVSKSDITREQFLEHAWEWTNKYGGTILEQLKKLGCSCDWDRTRFTMEDRLSQQVIKSFVDLYNKGLIYRGYRMVNWDPEAKTNISDEEVIFKEQNGKLYFLKYKIEGSEEFLSVATTRPETIFGDTAVCINPNDERYAHLKGKNVIVPIVDRVIPIIEDEYVDIEFGTGALKITPAHDINDYEIGQKHQLKMIDALDDDGNLNEHGLHYAGKNRFEVRKQIAKELEEKDLLLKAEDYVNKVGTSERTGAVIEPKVSVQWFLKMSEIAKPALDLVMDDEVKFYPEKFKNTYKHWMENIRDWNISRQLWWGQQIPAYYYGAGDEDFVVAETKEEAVELAKQKTGNQEFTAENLRQDDDALDTWFSSWLWPISVFDGLLDPENKDIQYYYPTSDLVTGPDIIFFWVARMIMAGLEYRKEVPFKNVYFTGIVRDKQRRKMSKSLGNSPDPLELMDKYGADGVRVGILLSSAAGNDLLFDEDLMLQGRNFMTKIWSAFRLIQGWNHEDKPAIATDTQAIEWFENKLNKTIVEINDQFDKFRISDALHLIYKLIWDDFCGWYLEAIKPNYGEGISKEVYNRTILFFEELMKLLHPFMPFQSEEIWQLISERNSEDALVIAQQKEADSFNEDVIKNFETSKDLISGVRNYRQTKGISPREAVEIYTNASEFANEAVVRKLANISEIHFGQKTDKPSFTFLVGATEVSIPLSENLDLGEEKAKTEEELKYLKGFLVSVEKKLSNEKFVANAKPEVVEVERKKQKDALDKIAILEEKLKSL; translated from the coding sequence ATGCAGATTTCAGAAAAGTACAATCCACAGGAAACAGAACAAAAATGGTACAATTACTGGTTGGAAAACAAATATTTCCACTCAGAGCCTAATGACAAACCACCCTATACTGTGGTAATACCTCCGCCAAATGTTACGGGGATATTACACATGGGACATATGTTGAACAATACCATTCAAGATGTTTTGGTCCGCCGTGCAAGAATGCGTGGCTTTAATGCCTGCTGGATTCCGGGAACAGATCACGCTTCAATTGCTACTGAAGCTAAAGTTGTTGCCAAATTGAAGTCTGAAGGAGTCAGTAAGTCAGATATCACCCGTGAACAATTCCTGGAACATGCCTGGGAATGGACTAATAAATATGGCGGGACAATCCTTGAGCAGCTTAAAAAATTAGGATGTTCTTGTGACTGGGACAGAACCCGTTTCACCATGGAAGATCGACTTTCACAGCAGGTCATCAAAAGTTTTGTAGATCTTTATAATAAAGGATTAATCTACAGAGGGTATAGAATGGTCAACTGGGATCCTGAAGCAAAGACCAATATTTCAGATGAAGAGGTAATATTCAAAGAGCAGAACGGAAAACTGTATTTCCTTAAATATAAAATTGAAGGTTCCGAAGAATTCCTTTCGGTAGCTACCACACGTCCGGAAACTATTTTCGGGGATACTGCCGTATGTATCAATCCTAATGATGAGCGGTATGCCCATTTGAAAGGTAAAAACGTAATCGTTCCGATCGTAGACAGAGTGATTCCGATCATTGAGGATGAATATGTAGATATTGAATTCGGTACAGGAGCACTGAAAATTACGCCTGCACATGATATCAATGACTATGAGATCGGGCAGAAGCATCAGCTGAAAATGATTGATGCCCTGGATGATGATGGAAACCTTAACGAGCATGGTTTACATTATGCCGGGAAAAATAGATTTGAAGTAAGAAAGCAGATCGCTAAAGAGCTGGAAGAGAAAGATCTTTTGCTGAAAGCTGAAGATTATGTAAATAAAGTAGGAACCTCTGAAAGAACAGGAGCCGTGATTGAACCTAAAGTTTCGGTACAGTGGTTCCTGAAAATGTCTGAAATTGCTAAACCTGCATTGGATTTAGTAATGGATGATGAGGTGAAGTTCTACCCTGAGAAGTTTAAAAATACTTATAAACACTGGATGGAAAACATCCGTGACTGGAACATCTCTCGCCAGCTTTGGTGGGGACAGCAGATTCCTGCTTATTATTATGGTGCCGGAGATGAGGATTTTGTGGTTGCCGAAACTAAAGAAGAGGCTGTAGAGCTGGCTAAACAAAAGACTGGAAACCAGGAGTTCACTGCAGAAAACCTGAGACAGGATGATGATGCATTGGATACATGGTTTTCATCATGGTTATGGCCAATATCTGTATTTGATGGATTGCTTGATCCAGAAAATAAGGATATCCAATATTATTATCCGACGTCTGATCTGGTGACGGGGCCGGATATTATTTTCTTCTGGGTAGCAAGAATGATCATGGCAGGACTGGAATATAGAAAAGAAGTTCCGTTCAAGAATGTTTACTTTACAGGAATTGTAAGAGATAAGCAAAGAAGAAAGATGTCAAAATCTTTGGGAAATTCTCCTGACCCGCTTGAATTAATGGATAAATATGGTGCAGATGGTGTTCGTGTAGGAATTCTGTTGAGCTCTGCTGCAGGAAATGATCTTCTTTTCGATGAAGATTTAATGCTTCAGGGAAGAAACTTTATGACGAAAATTTGGAGTGCCTTCCGTTTGATCCAGGGATGGAATCATGAAGATAAACCGGCAATTGCTACAGATACCCAGGCTATCGAATGGTTTGAAAATAAATTAAACAAAACGATTGTTGAGATTAACGATCAGTTTGATAAATTCAGAATTTCGGATGCGCTGCATTTGATCTATAAATTAATTTGGGATGATTTTTGCGGATGGTATCTTGAAGCAATTAAACCGAATTATGGAGAAGGGATTTCAAAGGAAGTGTATAACAGAACCATTCTTTTCTTTGAGGAATTGATGAAGTTACTTCACCCGTTCATGCCTTTCCAATCGGAAGAAATCTGGCAGCTGATTTCTGAAAGAAATAGTGAAGACGCGCTTGTTATTGCTCAGCAGAAAGAAGCGGACAGCTTTAATGAAGATGTAATTAAAAACTTTGAGACTTCAAAAGACTTGATTTCCGGAGTTAGAAATTACCGCCAGACCAAAGGGATCTCCCCAAGAGAGGCTGTAGAAATATATACCAATGCATCTGAATTTGCCAATGAAGCAGTGGTAAGAAAATTAGCCAATATTTCTGAGATCCATTTTGGACAAAAAACAGACAAACCAAGCTTTACCTTCCTGGTAGGGGCAACTGAAGTTTCTATTCCTTTAAGTGAAAATTTAGATTTAGGGGAAGAAAAAGCTAAAACTGAAGAAGAATTAAAATACTTAAAAGGATTCTTGGTTTCAGTGGAAAAGAAACTTTCTAACGAAAAGTTTGTTGCCAATGCTAAACCGGAAGTGGTAGAGGTGGAACGTAAGAAACAAAAAGATGCTCTTGACAAAATTGCCATTTTGGAAGAGAAGCTTAAAAGTTTATAA
- a CDS encoding AMP-binding protein: MPLSYVYGASEIPLLGQTIGRNLKSTVEKYPHQEALVCVHQNYRATYQEFYNQTTAVAKALLFLGAKFGDRIGIWATNRYEWVLLQYATARIGTILVNINPAYRTHELTYVLNQSEVRFIFSSLRFKTSNYKEMVEYAKEVCPSLEHEIFFDESWEDFVNNGQDISDEVLHSFEEHVQFDDPVNIQYTSGTTGFPKGVTLSHHNIVNNGYFIGIRLKYTEKDRVCIPVPFYHCFGMVIGNICCTTHGACMVIPNDSFDPDITLKTVSEEKCTSLYGVPTMFIAELAVKDFDTYNFSTLRTGVMAGSVCPPEIMKKVENLMNIKEMSICYGMTETSPVSTQTLIGTPLEKQVSTVGTVQDHLEIKIVDENGRILKRGEHGELCTRGYSVMLKYWNDPENTKKVLDDARWMHTGDMAVMDKDGYITISGRIKDLIIRGGENISPKEIEDFLYTYTHILDVQIIGVPSEKFGEEVMAWVKVRKGFTITEEELLSYCKGRIAHYKVPKYWKFVDEFPLTISGKIRKVEMREISVRELGLENAKHGSHS, translated from the coding sequence ATGCCATTATCTTATGTCTATGGAGCTTCTGAGATTCCATTATTAGGACAGACTATCGGGAGAAACCTTAAAAGTACTGTCGAAAAATACCCTCATCAGGAAGCCTTAGTCTGCGTTCATCAGAATTACAGAGCAACTTACCAGGAATTTTATAACCAAACCACTGCTGTTGCCAAAGCATTATTATTTTTAGGGGCAAAATTTGGAGACCGGATCGGAATATGGGCTACCAACCGCTATGAGTGGGTACTTCTCCAATATGCTACTGCCAGGATAGGAACTATTTTAGTCAATATCAATCCTGCCTACAGAACCCATGAACTTACTTATGTCCTCAACCAATCGGAAGTTCGTTTTATTTTTTCTTCCTTACGCTTTAAAACCAGTAATTATAAGGAAATGGTTGAATATGCAAAAGAGGTATGTCCCAGCCTTGAGCACGAGATTTTCTTTGATGAAAGCTGGGAGGATTTTGTGAACAACGGACAGGATATTTCAGATGAAGTACTTCACAGCTTTGAAGAACATGTACAGTTTGATGATCCTGTCAATATTCAATATACTTCGGGAACTACCGGCTTTCCAAAAGGGGTAACACTTTCCCATCATAATATTGTAAACAACGGTTATTTCATCGGGATCCGGTTAAAGTATACTGAAAAGGACCGGGTTTGCATTCCTGTTCCTTTCTACCACTGCTTCGGAATGGTAATCGGAAATATATGCTGTACTACGCATGGGGCCTGCATGGTAATTCCCAATGACAGCTTTGATCCGGATATTACCCTTAAAACCGTTTCTGAAGAAAAGTGCACTTCATTATATGGTGTTCCTACGATGTTCATTGCAGAACTTGCCGTGAAAGATTTTGATACATATAACTTTTCAACTTTAAGAACAGGTGTTATGGCAGGCTCAGTATGTCCGCCTGAAATCATGAAGAAAGTTGAGAATCTGATGAATATCAAGGAGATGAGCATCTGTTACGGAATGACAGAAACTTCTCCTGTTTCCACTCAGACCCTGATCGGAACTCCGTTGGAAAAACAGGTCAGTACGGTAGGAACCGTTCAGGATCATCTGGAAATAAAAATCGTTGATGAAAACGGAAGAATACTGAAACGTGGAGAGCACGGTGAACTTTGTACACGAGGGTATTCCGTAATGTTAAAATATTGGAATGATCCTGAAAACACAAAAAAAGTACTGGATGATGCCCGATGGATGCATACCGGAGATATGGCGGTAATGGATAAAGACGGCTATATTACCATTTCAGGACGAATTAAGGATCTGATCATCCGGGGTGGAGAGAATATCTCTCCTAAAGAAATTGAAGACTTTTTATACACCTACACTCATATTCTGGATGTCCAGATCATTGGAGTTCCCAGTGAAAAATTCGGAGAGGAGGTAATGGCATGGGTCAAAGTGAGAAAAGGATTTACGATCACTGAAGAGGAACTTCTTTCTTACTGCAAAGGAAGGATCGCTCATTATAAAGTACCGAAATACTGGAAATTTGTGGATGAATTTCCATTGACTATTTCAGGTAAGATAAGAAAAGTGGAAATGCGGGAGATCTCTGTGAGAGAATTAGGCCTGGAAAATGCAAAACACGGTTCCCATTCATAA